A window of Aurantibacillus circumpalustris genomic DNA:
ATTAAGCACTGCTCAAAATTTCAAAGAAGTAATTAACCGCCCTATTAAAAAAGTTCCTTCTTTACGCGACCTTACCGTTGCAAACTTATTCTTCGAAAACTCTACACGTACCCGATTATCTTTTGAACTTGCGCAAAAGCGCTTAAGTGCTGACGTAATTAATTTTTCAGCATCTAATTCTTCGGTAAAGAAGGGTGAAACGCTTGTGGATACTGTAAATAATATTCTAGCCATGAAAGTGGATATGATAATTATGCGTCACGCAAGTCCAGGAGCTGCTATGTTTTTGGCAAAAAAGGTAAACGCGAAAATAATTAATGCTGGCGATGGCGCTCATGAGCATCCAACACAAGCCTTATTAGACGCCTTTTCAATGCAAGAAAAATTGGGAAATCTAAAGGGGAAAAAGGTTGTAATTGTTGGAGATATTCTTCATTCCAGAGTGGCGCTTTCAAACATATTTTGCC
This region includes:
- a CDS encoding aspartate carbamoyltransferase catalytic subunit, translated to MSNLSVNHLLGIKQLNKNDIELILSTAQNFKEVINRPIKKVPSLRDLTVANLFFENSTRTRLSFELAQKRLSADVINFSASNSSVKKGETLVDTVNNILAMKVDMIIMRHASPGAAMFLAKKVNAKIINAGDGAHEHPTQALLDAFSMQEKLGNLKGKKVVIVGDILHSRVALSNIFCLQKLGAIVKVCGPLTLIPKFITSLGVEVEPNLKKALEWCDVANMLRIQLERQDIKYFPSLREYTMMYGLDKELLDSLSKKIVVMHPGPINRGVEITSDVADSKQSIILEQVENGVAVRMAVMFLLAGRQSD